TCCTTTGTAATCGAATTTTCATGTTTGATAATAAGTATGATTTAGaagataagtttaaaaaaaatgaaagaaatacattttcatggattttgaaaagaaaaaaatttgaggaaaACACTCAGTAATTGTTTTACTTTAATAAGATAGTATAACAAATCGTATGATGTCGTTGGAGACAAGTTAATGCCTTCAAGATTTATAATTAATAAGTACATTCAAATTACCCTAACTCAAAATCTTAAAGGAATACCTATGCAAACAACAAAAGCACCAAAATTATGCAAATCAATATAAATGTAATTGAAACTCAAAGGCCAGTCAGGATGTTATTTACTCAATTAATATCCGTTGAGGATAGGAATACACATGCGATTTTTATCGCTGCAATATAATATCGCTGTTGCAACAAATTATAAACATATGTTCATGATTGAGATTTTCTGTCACgcaattgttttataaaaaacgaCACAACATGCAGTGTGTTAATTACATAGAAATACACGCGTACGTTGAAAATTAAtaacaacaattaaaaaatcgtTTCTTTTAACATTCTTGTGTCAGAAACAAATGGTTTCTGAGAAACCAAAAACTAAGAACTGTATTCAAAACAGACCTCTTTTCAACCGAAGCATACTCGAAATTTTGACGTTTACTTTTGCCCtagatagcccaacttttttttttttttttctttatacaacaatttttcaaaagattcaacgaaaattttttttcatatcagaaaccgaaaaaaattttgtttttttttttctgtgaaaaaatctttagattaaaaccgtggtttgtttgcccatggttagcccaggatagcccaacttttattttcgctatcctactcttagtttaaaaattatagaaaaattagtttctattcaccacacaaaaaaaaaagtacgcatacaccacagtgaccttttttaaatttataattaagaacaattaaatccactgttgtttgcattgcgcctcaaatgttatttatttgacttagaatttttACTTGATCGAATagagtccatataacattcctgtttagaagcttaagttgatttgtttcatttcaccttaaaaaccacaagatatacaaatatttttttcaatgttgattttttggtttgccatattAGCACCTAAAAAAGCTACATACTTATAGTAAAATTTATCCAAACATTTTCCAAAGAAAcaataaatctaaaatggtgtgaagtgatttctttttcaatacACGAAAAGAACTTTTTAGACCTTTCTGAACTAACCTTGGTAATCCAACAAATAACATCAGTTGTTTtttgttagcccacccttagttcaaaaattattacaaaaaacacttttcttacattaccaacctcttaaaaatcaaagttttttttttagtgtaaaaattgtcctttttccactttttctcaattaaccatgctaattttaatgacaaattacgtcactttttttcgttagcccacccttaatCCTAGTATGCTGCtgatgaaaaactaaaaatcacattcaaaAATGGCACAACGAAATCGTAGTCGAAAAATTCCGTTCAGCTTTTCGTTCTGCAGTACGCTGTTCGACACAGTGAAATTGAAAAGCCTCCACTTCTTTTTTTCACACAAACAATTAAAGGGGACATTAATTGTGTGcggaaaaatgaaatttgagtTAAGACATAAACCTATTCTGTAACTATCGAACGCATTTTTATGAAATgttataaaatcaattttttttctataatcaTACCTAACTTCTGCATAACTTCTGAATTTCAGCAAATGTCTTTAATTTTAATCGCAACATATAAGTGTTTTTTCGCAAGATGTGAAAGACTAGAATGAAAATGGCAAATGTTGTGAATCAATCCTATTTTAGTGCAgcataaaattttgcaaatttaatataaaaacttggAGACTTTCTTGAGCGTTGTAGTTACATGATTGAATTTCAATTTAGTATTCAAAGACGGAAACAATTTCGATTGGCAACTTTCACAAATGAAACGGCCCCCAATAAAAGAATACCACGATAAAGAGAATACTACTCCCACTCTTATAAAAAAGGATTATATTATTCACCATCAGCATCTTTCAATGTCAACTTTGATGTTATCGATTTAATCATCTTGacatttgacagtttttttggCACACTtgataatatttaaataatgttATCACCATTTCAGACTTTttagttatagaaaaaaatcactCAGACAAATTAAATGGTTTTCTtaatagtttcttttttttttattttactctacTTCCGTATCTTATAAATAATTCATAATACGCTCTTAGCTTAgactttttttatatagttttggTTAAAGGGTATACTTTAAACTGAAGGTAATTCCAAATGGCAATGTTAATCTAAAGGGTTTTAGCTTCCTTAACCCAACAATAAAAGTTTCTTCTTAAGGAGTAACAATTTCAGGATAGAGTTAGGGTCCTGTGGATTGGTAACATCACTTCCGGGAATATCAGCCAAAGCACCTTCTTCCAATGGAGCAGCAGACACTAACGCCAAAGTGACGAAGCAAACCAAGAGTGTCtgcagaataaaataaaaaaaaaataatattttaatttaacactTTAAGATGAACACAACGACATAAATtagcattacaaaaaaaaaattgccaccaCACCCgaaatgacaattattatttaagtaAATTTAATACACACGTACCAACAATAAGAACTTCATATTTACGTggggtttttttgtgttttgtttaatattttgtgTCAAAACCGAACCGGCTGAAATCGAATGATAAACTGTGATTTTAGATCTCAAGTCTGTGACTATTTATACTTGATGAAAATAAGTTGCTCCTCTCGTACTAACCCTCAAATGAATGAAATTGTTAATACCAAGTTTGGTATaactttaagaattttattatttaattttttttttttttttttcatttcgtttaaaaattgtttatttgtttacattattttttatttttgtcagaaATTGAGCAAAAATGCGGAATTGGTATTCATCTTTATCTTTGAGCGACAAAAAGGTTTCGAATAATGATTAGGTATGCTAATTTGTTGTGTTGTCATATTAATGGACCAAAGTTTGCAAAGATCAAAAGaactaaaattttgaaactattttAGTAATGGTACAATGTTtggttaaattattattattttgttgaatttaggtatttgaaaaaaacttactATTATGGGAATTTCGTTTTAGTGCTTGTAACAAACAAGTTTAAGGGTAAAACAATAATGATTGCGGAAGATAAAAAGGATGATTTTAGTGTTTGTATTCTTACAGTAAATATAAAGATTCTTGATCTCTTTCTCTCAAAAGATGTCAAAATTAACATGATTTATCTGATGTTTAAGAAATAGATATTTATGTAATTGAATCATAActctggtttacaagggttttgttgtcgaaacaaaaatatacttttctgaaggttttcggtgtgttgaactcgaatccgaagtcaaaaacaattagctcccgtttttgagatattaccgttagaaaatgcaaaaacaaaacagatttaaaaaggtggaaaatagttcttataaaaaccgttactaaatatgctcaaacaattttccttatataaaagaataaggtccgaagtactgcattttttaacggtaatatttcaaaaacgggagctgatgcattttttttttacttcggattcgagttcagcacaccgaaaactttcagaaaagtatatttttgtttcggcaacaaaaaaaaagttaaattttgataacCAGTGTGTAATCATCAGTGACTGGTTTAAGCAGCAAGATATAGTATCTATCCAACTAAATGCATTTGCCATAGCTTTAATTTGTTCGGATGTTTTGAAATATGGAATCAATCAATGAATgcattttgaaaatgttgaatGTATTTCAGCGAGTTAAAAATTTGTCTGGTCTGCTATATGGTTAATCAAAATACTTGCGGTTTTCCTCACTAACCTATCCTTTCCCTAGAATATGtgtaatttttgtatcaaacaaatAAGTATACCTACTCCAAATATGTCATTCAACATAATTTGACCTTATAAAGGTTCAAATCAAAACTTAGGAAGgtaattcaaatttttcatttatttgcgataatcacttttttaataagtaatttaattttaaatgttgtCGTTTTTAAGCTTGTTAAAATGGCTTAGTAGAATAATGATCTTGCAATCGTTaaattttacagttttttttttaggacgtAGCAGCATTATTAACTTAGTAAAATCTTATGAAATTAATAATGTGTATAACAATGTAATAGTAAATTGTTATATTAGAAAAAcacaaattcaaattcaatttttatttattcgaaACAATGTTTATGTTGACAAACAAACGAGCTGACGTTCGAACTTTTAATTGTGATAAGTGTCAACAGGTGGtgtgctataacttttacttTAATATACAGGCTGATATATTCCACACAAcgattaaaatatataaaataaaaatagatagtTACTTAATTACAAGAAATTCAAACAATAgtcaaaatgaaataatttcgaagtttttttgGAAGGCAAGGAATTCCAGAATTCCTCCCTTCTGTCATAAGTTGTTCCTGTTTGTTGGAGAGATTAGTTGCACCACGCCCTCAAAGTTGTGAGAAAATCGTTGTAATGAGTACAGTGAAGTGCCCCGGGGCATCCAAAGGATGCCAGTGCCTCACGAGATATCATGTAATGAAGAATCCTTAcccagcaaccagacctcaaagaaactcttggattttatttatgaataaatgTTTGAAGAGACCTTTCTCTTGATATCTCACTCTATGATTTTGgagaaatttgtttaaaatgtatttggCAAGGGTaccccttgaatttttttttggatttgaaaGTTTTTACCTGAATGCGTAGGCCTGTTGATTGCAATCTCATAATCTTTAATTCCAAACcaatttcgagactttggtaaaaaaactatcgtcttcggaatgttgaaaaaagaaagaaaaatgaatagAGGTTAAAGAGACCTCTCTTTCCATGAATTTGTTGGAAATATTTTAACCACGCAGACCTccaacaaacttttggtttggtttggaaTACGGTGTAAGAAGACCTTTCTTTTGTTGTCTCACTTGATTCAgagaaaacaaattgtttttcccCTGAATACCAATATCCCACATATAAATCcgcatttttgaaaatgacaaCCCCAATTTTCTTCCACTTTCAGTATCATTTGAATTCTATCTTTAACTCGAATCGTATGAACTAAGTGACTCAAAAGTAAACGCGGCTGGACTATATGGAATTCTTTGGGAAATATGATTATTACACTTATACTTTTatctaacaaatattttaaattactcGAAATCTAAATTGATCACATCCAAACTTGAGTAACACtttttaacaataataataactcAATTAGGTAGATTATGCTTATTAATGATCTTGCAATCTACtacaaaatacaacaacaacaacttgaaaTTGCTACCACCAAGTCGTTTAGCTAGAATAATAGCTTTTTTACAGGTGCCAATCCAATTTATCAGACTCCTTTATTCCATTTATTTGGTGCTTAGTCTCATTTAGTATTTTCTTTGTCATTCATTCAGAACGATGTaacagaaagtttttttttaacatttttatagcGTCATTAAGATAACAATCTTTAGGATCAACTGGTTGATTATTATTGAATGAACTAAACTCCAACTCttctttcattaattttttttgtagtataCCTATTAgtataaacaaaagagctgatgttCGAACTTTTAACTCAGAATTGTGTGTCCATCGTTGGGATGGACATTCATGATAAATTTAAAGACCCAGTGAAAACTCTTTAAGGATcaacaatgcaaaaatttaaaaaaatagaagaatttAACTTTTTCATATGTATAATTCTCCATGCTACATTTTTAATGAAGTAAGAAAACAGCAACTAAATCTAGTTTACTATAATGGATATGGAGGTCAATAATTCGCCCACACAGTTTATGTTTCTGTTTTTTCATCGTCAAGAATTAATTCTTGAATAAGAATAATCATTATGTTAAGTTCTTTGACTGtccttaagtaaaaaaaaaaataatacaaaataacacatttataaacaaaataacgtATTAATCCTATTAATTTCTATAGTTTGACCATTGACCAACATCATGACACTGTACAAAATTCATAAACATtgacaataatttatttacaaacttaataactttttgcatatttttattgaagaattttgtattaaatactAATAACCATACATAATGTCAAACAAATATGGCACTCGActcaacatttatttttaattaatgcaaatttgtttgcatatttttattgataattACGCACTTTGGGTGTTGGGTTACCCTTAAGCTTTAACGGAACAAGTTAAAAAGATGGAAAATTACcgagcaaaaattaaaaaaaatatttttatgggTATTTCCCATCGTGAAGGgtataagataaaaaaaataatctgaacaacaaatacatacataaattataattaaaataatacgtatttcaaaaatttttgatgacaGCAAGTTATCTACCAGAATTTGTATAGAACGTAATGTTACATTCGATAGTTGATCTTGTTTATTTCCCGTTCTCAAAACATTTATAGTCTTTTGTTCAATTCCAGAAGATATGTTGGGGGAGTATTTTGTTGTATAGCACTTACAATATATTGAACTTGCTATTTTTTATGTTCTTGCTAACCTTTATCAAAAGAAAAGATCATTGAACTGCTGATTCAGACTTGTTTGTAAAACATAAATAGATTTACTacgaaacaaaaacatttaaatgataattttgtttgcttttgaactttaatgaaaattatttgattagtataacaaacacaacaaacataattaaatgcaaaaagtgtttttaaatgTGCTAATTAAGTTCTTTACCTGACAGATTAAAAGCATTAATCTGTCaggaattttattatttaggtatttatttaaataaacgaAAGTTGTCTATATAgtatatatttttacatttaatgATACggaattttaatactttttgtcaacatagaaaagacaaaaataattttacaagcgtacatacatatatattggATTTACAATCATATCGTTTCTTTAAGCAAAGTGGCATATGTccaaaattgacattttttagaaaatacaaaaaaaaacaccacgaAAAACTCCTATGTAGTCAGCACTTTCCTAGAACTTTTAGTTTTCGCattgtaaaaaaatgtaatctACAATTTGCACGAGCATcattgttatttaaaaactttaaagggCTCCCCGGAAAATCATTGAGTTTCGACTTATGCCACTTTGCCGTAATAGAGTCGATATGTTAGATCAATGGAAATTATAAATGAAACTTTTTATTGGTCAACATTGGCCGAAGTTTGAATTAATTAGgtgcaggggcgtacacaccattggggcaagtggggcggtTCCCCGGGGCTCCAAACACGCCAGGACCTATAAAGGATACAATGCAGAGAGGCAATTGGTTATAAAAGTATCGAAGTatcggacacaagagagacaaattatatatTTCAGTGAATTGGTAGTTAGCCACAaaatatttcatctaaaaaaaaaatatacaactcaggggtcccaaaaaaataaattgcttttttgaaagaaaaattacatattacctaggggccccaaaaaatattacttgcatAATCTTAGCGACAaacaaatgataggtacatcaggggcccccaaaaaaataagtgggcgtatacgtacttttttatttgttcttattttctatatgagaggggccccaaaatttagccttgccccggggccccgaaaACTCTACGTACGCCCCTGATTAGGTGGaatcagaaaaacaaaaagtggcTGATGTGCTGAATCCGAGGTCCGTTGAGCCCCGTAAGGGTATCTTTTTGAGTAAATGAAAAAATGACTAAATTGCACTTGGTGGTCTTTTGCACTTCACTCCAAATGAAGGCCCAGCTCATCAAAATATGTTGTACATGTAGCACGTAGGTAaaacgttttggacgcgttttggatgcgtttcgcactcgtttttgacgcgtttcggacgcgttttggacgcgtttcaggagCGTTTCACACACGTTTCGGacgagttttggacgcgtttcgaggcgttttggacgcgtttctgacgcgttttggatgcttttcggacgcgtttccgacgcgtttcagacgagttttggacgcgttgcagacgcgttttagacgaaTTTCGGACGAGTTTCAGGTGCGTTTCAggtgcgttttggacgcgtttcagacgcgtttctgACGCGTTTAAGGCGCGTTTCAGGTACGTTTCAcatggacgcgttttggacgcgttttagacgcgtttcggaagcgttttggacgcgtttcggacgcgttttggatgcgtttttgACACGTTCCAGGTGTGTTTCGGtcgcgtttgggacgcgtttcagacgcgtttcgcacctttcagacgcgtttcgttTACGTTTTCGTtatgtcatttttgtatgggatttttcgtttagCATCTGCAGCGTACTAGGTTTTTAGCCAaaagcaaaataataaaactacaaatcaacaaattcaagaaaaaacctcAGAAAATAAGTTCTACAACAAAAACTAATTTAGATTTCGTTCAATGTGCTATTTTTGTacggaaaattttgtttggcttCAGCTGCATACAaggtttttgtataatttgtcGATGATGCCCTCCCTTGAGTCCGTGATACTTCTATAGTAGTGTAATCCAAACCATAACACATTACACACTGAACACACTCATTTCCTTCCACATTCCAGTGCAACTGTCAAAATTTCCATCCAGCTGTCATCGTTAtgtcaacaaacaaaaaaaaaattaaaaaaaaaaaatcctatacgAAAAAAAAGGGCGAAAGAAATGCGGAAGtgcattaaataaattaaaaatttataaaaccaatgaaaaattaaaacacacacaaataattcgatattattttatataacatataaattataacaaaacaacaacaaaaaaatggcaataAAATTCGACCAACAAAAGACCAAACAGCAACTTTTTCATCTGTCCATCAGTCTGGCCACTGTGCTCGTTTGCATGACTTACATGCAATTCCGCCGAAATTGGGCACATGTCGGCAAGTTTTGGGAATCATTCATTATTCCAATTGTTTTTACCGGAGAGCTACTAAAAGTAATTCTCGCTAGATACTGCGGTCGTTTGGAAACAAGCAATCTCACAGCCAAACAACGACAGAAAAAAGCTGCCTACTTTTCGGCCCGTGAAATATTTGGTGGACTTTTAATGCAGTTCTTATGTACCATGTTGTATGCGTTTATATGCATCATCTTGGGAGCACCCGTCCTTCAAAACTATGAACAGACTTTTGTTCTAGCCATGGTTTTGACTCTAATGACCGTTTCACCGACTGTCTTCCTCTTGGGCGGAGGTGGCTCTTTGCAAGTTTGCTTCTGTGAAAAGGTAGAATTTCTTACCAAGAGCGAAGAGATTTCATTGGATTTGTTCAAGTACAATGCAGTGGGAGCGATTTTTGGGGCTTGGGCTGGATCTGTTGTGGCTCCATTGGATTGGGATCGCGATTGGCAAGTTTATCCTATTCCCAATGTTGTGGGTGCATTGCTTGGATGTGGATTGGGTAATATCTATGCGTGCTCTAAGGTATTGTACTCAACTGCTAAGGTTTATTATAGCAAGAAGCGATCGTAAATTATAGCCGCGTAATGCCCTTCCCCCGGGATAGTGTTCTAGTcacaaccaaaacaaaaataatgaaacgaAGACAACGtgttcaacaaaattaaaagcaaaaaacaataaaatttaagcatttctttttctaaactttATTATTACGATTATTGTATATTTCATTCATCTTCtccaatcaataaaaaaaaacaaaaaaaattgtgtgtgtcAATCGTATGgaatcgttttttatttgtaatttgtttCTTTCAGGAAAGCATACATCGGGATAAGAAAAGTCTTAATGGCATCTAGAGTTAGCGTTACTTTACTTTGCAAGATCGAAAAGGACCCACAATTTACACCCGATATTGAACGACTTAAGTAGAGATTAGGGATGTTGCGGATGCGGATTTTTGATAGTTAAAATCTGCAGATGCGGATGTTTAAGATTATATACAAAACtaatataaatgaattaaaataatgatacaATTATAAAttacatttctttttatttgtatttaatgagagaaattaaaaataggtGCATTACACTTAATAAATAGTAATGCCGCCACCTTCTCTGCATCAAGTCGGTTACATAGAGGTTGGATAATAAAGCTCCACTACTAAATAATTGTTCCCTAGGAAGACTGACTTTTGGAGTGGGTAGAAATTGTCGTTAAGTTCTTTactggtactttttttttgtccggaAAGAAAGATCTGTTTTCACCCCAAATTTTATAACTTCGCAAATTAGGACAGTTCGAattcaaaatactaaaaattacCTATACAATTTGAAATTCGACTTAaggctctagtgaaaacggacTATATTAAagacttttgcattttttgtgtATTGCCTAAAAAAATCAGACGTTTAACTCGGTGTGACTGCGCCATTCGCTGGCTCCACCCAACTTCTTTCTTGTCGCATCTTCTTTGCATCCGCATCCGCATTGATTATTGCTGAGGCGGATGCGGATGTCCTAAATCATGCGGAAGTCCCGCATCCCTATTTGTGATGCATGACAATTTCCGCTACGCCAGGCCACCTAAACTTAAGTTCTGAGTTTGTAGACCCTTTGATTGGTCagatgtcataaaaaaaatagatgagATTTGGTTCCAACCAATCAGagccttttaaaaattcagaacttAAACTCAACTTTTACTCGTTCGGCTAAGTTAGTATCCTTCTACAACCCGTAcagtttgttgttgtattttgtttctccaatcaccatcaatGCATGCTTAGCCAAAAATAGCccgaaaactgaaaaaaaaaaataaatttttaattttgttttacctaaatgcatagccCTGTTCACTGTAAACTaatcatatctgtaaaccaaaacttgtttcgaattTTTGGTCTGCAGACATCTGCCtcgaaatgtaaaaaaaaagaaacttggaTTTTAGTTATAAATAGATCTTACAgaaacctttcttttgatgtctcactcgtgGAATTTGgaggaattaaatttttttcgaaacttaaaaaaaaaaatgtatatatgtataattttttctaagctaatttgtgtaggcctgttcactgtgaattcatatctgtaaacccaaacttgtttcgagactttcagccctattctgctattcgattcaagtgaaagtctaaaataagaagcgtttaaatggcggttaaagttttgttttctttagaaTGTCTAAAACAGGCGGGAACAGCGCTTTGCTTTcgaaattaagaaatttttcaCAGCCAGTTTGAAGTGATAAAGGAAGGcaatctttcgattcacgtgaatcgaatagcagaatagagCTTTTTGTTTGGTTTGAAGATATCGTTGGCACAAAGCCAAAATGGTGAAATTGCATTTATGGACATTTTCtctttaatgcgtcatttaacttgtcctctattcactgcgtcgACCCCTAACCACCATCTGTTGCCCAGTTACCTAAACTTTCAATGTGCACAAGTTTCCATAAGTTgagagtttccaaaactttcaagccgttttttttttcaaaacttcaattttgtaaattcgtggttttggctttgtgcccacgatataatGGATGGAAATAACTCATCA
This DNA window, taken from Episyrphus balteatus chromosome 2, idEpiBalt1.1, whole genome shotgun sequence, encodes the following:
- the LOC129911802 gene encoding uncharacterized protein LOC129911802 isoform X1, whose translation is MAIKFDQQKTKQQLFHLSISLATVLVCMTYMQFRRNWAHVGKFWESFIIPIVFTGELLKVILARYCGRLETSNLTAKQRQKKAAYFSAREIFGGLLMQFLCTMLYAFICIILGAPVLQNYEQTFVLAMVLTLMTVSPTVFLLGGGGSLQVCFCEKVEFLTKSEEISLDLFKYNAVGAIFGAWAGSVVAPLDWDRDWQVYPIPNVVGALLGCGLGNIYACSKVLYSTAKVYYSKKRS
- the LOC129911802 gene encoding uncharacterized protein LOC129911802 isoform X2, which produces MAIKFDQQKTKQQLFHLSISLATVLVCMTYMQFRRNWAHVGKFWESFIIPIVFTGELLKVILARYCGRLETSNLTAKQRQKKAAYFSAREIFGGLLMQFLCTMLYAFICIILGAPVLQNYEQTFVLAMVLTLMTVSPTVFLLGGGGSLQVCFCEKVEFLTKSEEISLDLFKYNAVGAIFGAWAGSVVAPLDWDRDWQVYPIPNVVGALLGCGLARSDRKL